The Trichocoleus sp. FACHB-46 genome segment GGTTTTGCAGATAGGAGCGGCTGTAGAGACCAGAGTCCATGCGATCTTCGCTGGGGGTGAACCAAGTTAAACCACCTGCACGACCACGAGGGATAATGCTAATTTTTTGTACGGGGTCATAGTCAGGCATCAGCGCACCAACGAGGGCGTGACCTGCTTCGTGGTAAGCCACCAATTGCTTGCGCTTCTCGCTCATAACGCGGTCCTTCTTCTCTGGACCTGCCAAGACGCGATCGATCGCATCGTTGACTTCATCCATCGAAATTTCGGTCAAGTTGCGACGAGCCGCTAGAATTGCCGCTTCATTTAGCAGGTTAGATAGGTCAGCACCCGTAAACCCAGGAGTACGACGCGCAATCCGGTCTAAGTCCACATCCTTCGCTAATGTTTTGCCACGAGCATGCACCCGCAAAATTTCTGAACGACCCGCAAAATCAGGGCGATCGACGACCACCTGACGGTCAAAACGACCCGGACGCAATAGAGCCGCATCTAACACGTCAGGACGGTTAGTAGCCGCAATCACGATAATGCCAGTGTTGCCTTCAAAGCCGTCCATTTCGGTCAGCAACTGGTTGAGGGTCTGTTCCCGCTCGTCGTTGCCGCCGCCTAGACCAGCACCCCGCTGCCGACCTACCGCATCAATTTCATCAATAAAGACGATACAGGGAGCATTGGCTTTTGCTTGCTCAAATAGGTCACGGACGCGAGACGCACCCACACCTACAAACATCTCTACAAACTCTGAACCGGAGATTGAGAAGAAAGGTACGCCTGCTTCACCCGCTACCGCGCGAGCCAACAGAGTTTTACCTGTTCCGGGTGGTCCTACTAGCAACACACCTTTAGGAATCTTGGCTCCAACCGCAGTAAAGCGATCGGCGTTTTTAAGGAAATCTACAACTTCATTTAGTTCTAGTTTTGCCTGGTCAATCCCCGCCACGTCACCAAAGGTTACCTGAGTTTGAGGCTCCATTTGGACTCTAGCTTTGGATTTACCAAAGTTCATCGCTTGGCTACCGGGACCGTTCTGGGCCCGACGCAGCAAGAAGAACAAACCAACTAGTAGTAAGACTGGGAAGAAGAGGCTGCTCAGTGCCTTGAGCCAGAAGCCATCATCGGTTTGAGGCAGAACTGAAATATCTACATTATTTTTGGTTAGCGTATCGATCAGCTCAGGGTCACTGGGCAGATTGACCAGCACCTTGCTGCCGTCTTGAGCCGTGACTAAGGCTCTGGAGCGATCGGAGCTGAGACTAACTTTTTCTACTCGATTACCTTCAACTTCTTGAATAAACTGACTGTATCGCCACGTCTCCCGACTCTGGGGCTGCTTGTCAAAAAGTGCAGTTGCTAAAGCAACGACCACAATTGCTAGAAGCGCGTACAGTCCCGCATTTCTCCACCGTTTGTTCACTGAGGTCAATCCTCCTAGTTGTAAGTTGCGGGGACTTTTGTCAAAATTGTTTGTGTTAACTAATATTAACCTAATTTCAGAAACAGGTTAACAATCAGCTCTAGAAAAGCCCCCGCAATTGCTGAAAACCTTGATGAAAGGGGTCGTAGGCAAGTTGAGAGTTGCGTCTCAGAATCCCGTGGATCGGCACGATTTCCACCACACTGTTACAGTAGGCGATCGCCTCAAACTCCATGACCAGATCTAGACACCAAGGTTCTTCCCGTATTGTCCTATTCTGGCTCATCAACCAGGAAATGAGCTGCGATCGCATTAGTCCAGGCAAAATTCCCACCTTTAGGGGGGGAGTCCACCACTCGCCATCCAGCCATCCCCAGAGATTGCCTGTACTGGTTTCTAGCCAATCCCCCTGCTGATTCACTAAAATCGCTTCTTGCGCTCCTTTTTGCATGGCGCTTTGCCGAGCTAGCCAAGTTGGGAGATAGTTACCTGTCTTGTGTATAGGGAGCGATCGCTGAAACCGAGAAGACTCCGCCAACCAAGCCACAATTCCTTGCCGTTGCCAGTCCCCTAAATTTGGTGGCAGCGATCGCCCTGTAATCCACTCCCGCCCATCAGGAAACAGCGTAATACGGAGAACGGGAAAATAAGGTACTAAAGCTTCGGCTCCTTGGCGCACTCGTTGCCAATCTGGAGCTTGCCAGTCGAGCGATCGTAAACTTCGCTTTAGCCGCTGACAGTGCCCTGCCCAATTGGTTAACGGTGCTTCTAAAGACTGAGAGTAAACCCGCAACGTCGTAAACACAGTTGCACCATAGAGCAACCCTGGTTCATCTACAGGCAACGTCAGTGAGGCTGCACAAACTAGCTCCCCAGCGTACCAGAAAAATTGCGAATTCGAGTTAAGCACCGGAAAGCCTGACCCTAGTTGGAGAAAAGCCAGACAAATCTTACAGTTCCGAGTGAACTGGGAGCAACGGTTTTAGAGGTGCTTGACTAATCTTGACTAATCTCGTGCGGGAGGCCTGATCCTTGAACTTCCATCTGGCCCTGTGATGACGTCTCCGCCTAAAGCACGAATCCGTTTCACTGCAATTTGACGGGTGCGATCATCTGTAGCGTTACCCAAAACCTGCGACCACGCTGCCACCTGAGCAAATTTGCTTCTAGGGTTCCGAGCTAAAAATTGGGAAGTTCGCCGTGAGAAGGTAGCAATACTTTGGCTCTCTGGATCTGTATAAGTACTAGCCCACTCTGCTGCCATTGCAAATGAGTACTGAGCTGCTTTAGCATCTCCTAGAAATAAAAGTTCATCGATGCCTTTGTAGCGCCAAACATAGTATGACTTTGGTGGCGCTTTAGGAGAAAGTTGCTTGAGGCCTTGGTTCATCAAGGCAACAGAGCGTTCTGGCATCGCTGCATAGAGAGCTGTACTGCCAGAGAGGAAAAAGTAACCATCCAAGAAGTAAGGGTCACGGCTTAAAACGACTTCGAAATATTCTGGACTTAATTCGTAACCAGTTTTCTCGCGGGCTTCATCATCGCCAAAATATTGCAGAAAATTTAGAAACACCCAATCTGCCAGCAAATTACTGAATCCAAACGTTGGCAGCTTTTCAAGTAGATTGAGGCGTACCTTCTCCGCAGCAAGCTCCCGTTCTAGAACTGCTACAGGAGCAGTACTGGTTTTAGTACTAATCCTTCTCAGTTGCGGCAGTTGGGTCGCCCCAATCAAAGCGGCACAGGCTAATGCGACTAGAGAAGGACCGATTAGCTGGCCCCAGGCTTGCCGAGAAAACACCATCATTTGTCCTAAATTACAACCTCAGCTACCGGATTCAGTTCCTAGGCGACTGAAAAACTCGCCAGGGCGATCGCTTGAGCCAAATTCTAGGGCATTCTTAGAATCAAATTATTCTAATATTCATATCGAGCGATCGCCCCCGCTTATCTACTCAGTTTGCCCCTTTTGCGAGTACCTATGAGTACCCATCCACCAGAGCTCATTATTGAAGCAGGTCGTACAGAAAGTCAGTATTGGAAAGATCTCTGGCGATACCGAGAGTTATTTTACTTCCTGGCTTGGCGAGACATCCTGGTCCGTTATAAGCAAACCGTAATTGGGATCGCTTGGGCTTTGATTCGTCCCTTCCTCACCATGATTGTGTTTACCATCGTTTTTGGTAATTTGGCTAAGCTGCCGTCTGGCGGTGCCCCCTACCCAATTTTAGTCTTTGCCGCGATGTTGCCTTGGCAGTTCTTTGCAAGCGCTCTAGCCGAATGTAGCAATAGCCTCATTGTTAACTCCAATCTGATTTCTAAAGTCTACTTTCCTCGGCTGATTGTGCCTTCCAGTGCCGTGATCGTCAGCTTTGTAGACTTTCTGATTTCTGGAATGATTCTGCTGGCCTTGATGATTTGGTTCAACTTTGTCCCAGACTGGCGAATCTTAACTTTGCCGCTATTCATTCTGTTGGCCTTTGCCGCTGCAATGGGAGCAGGGTTATGGCTGGCAGCTTTAAACGTGAAGTACCGCGACTTCCGGTACATTGTGCCGTTCATCGTGCAGTTCGGCCTATATATCTCCCCCGTAGGCTTTAGTAGCAGCATTGTGCCACCGCAATGGCGTTTGCTTTACTCCATCAACCCAATGGTAGGTGTTATTGATGGCTTTCGTTGGGCAATCTTAGGAGGTGAGGCTCAGTTGTATTGGCCAGGATTTATTCTCTCAACAGGTTTAGTCGCGCTACTGCTACTAACTGGCATTTGGTACTTCCGCCAAACCGAGCGCACATTTGCAGATGTAATTTAGGCAGGAATGACGGGTGTGTCTGATACGGTCATTCGAGTTGAAAATCTAGGCAAGAAATATATCATCGGCCATCAGCAGCAGGGGCGATCGCGCTACACAGCCCTACGAGATGTGCTTGCTGATGGTACCAAGTCTATAGGTCGTCGCATCCTCAATCCTTTTGCTCAACAACCTCTCTCACCTACAAAAGAAGAATTTTGGGCACTTAAAGATGTGTCGTTTGAAATTAAACAAGGCGATCGCGTTGGCATCATCGGTCGCAACGGTGCTGGCAAATCCACGCTCTTAAAACTCCTCAGCCGTATTACAGAACCTACAAAAGGTCGCATCTCTATCAAAGGCCGCGTTGCCAGTTTGCTAGAAGTAGGCACAGGCTTCCATCCAGAATTGACAGGTCGCGAAAACATATATCTCAACGGTGCAATCCTAGGCATGAGCAAAGCTGAGATTAAAAAAAAATTTGATGAAATCGTAGACTTTGCCGAAGTAGAAAAATTTTTAGATACTCCTGTTAAATACTACTCCTCTGGAATGTATGTTCGTCTAGCATTTGCCGTGGCTGCTTATCTAGAACCAGAAGTATTAGTAATTGATGAAGTGCTAGCAGTGGGCGATGCTGATTTTCAAAAAAAGTGTCTAGGCAAGATGGAAGATGCGGGAAAGACAGGACGCACGATTCTATTTGTAAGTCACAACATGGGAGCAATAACGCAACTATGTACTAAGGCTCTACATCTTAGCTCTGGGAAAATGCTTCAGCTTGGTAGTGTGAACTCAGTTGTTGCAAATTATTTGAACTCGACAATTTGTATTGAGGGTGAGAAACAGCTCCATCAGAATGGCAATGAAGTAAGAAGATTTAAAAAATTTTTCTTTAAGAGAGTGTCGATAACAAATCATGACAGTCATCCAACTATAGATATAGATGTACGCCACCCATTCTTCATAAAGCTGCAATATGAATCTACAGTGCCTCTCAACGAAATAGAGCTTTCCGTAAGGATTGATACTAGTGATGGGAGACCCGTCTTAACATCTCTCCAATCTGATTATGCTCCTGAGAAGTTAAGTATGCCTGTAACTCTTGATGGAGAAGTCGATATAAAATTCCCAGGGATGTTTTTAATGCCTGGCTCATATCTAGTAACAATTGCGGCTCACAAACCTCTGATAGAAATGTTTGATATTCATGAGCATGTGCTTAGCTTTAATATTCTGGAAACAGGGACTACATTCGCAAAGTATGAACAACATCATAATATTGGAGTTGTAATTGTTGATTTACCTTGGTTGCATATTTCTCATTAAATCGAGCAAAAACTCAACTAAGTAAGAAAAGGTAGTGTTTTTGTGGCTTGATTTGGTGTTAATAGTACGACATTTTTATGGACATAGAACAAATTGAACTTTCTTTAAAAGAGAGAAAAGCAGTTTGCAAGCTTTTAGAAAGGCTAGAAAATCAGCCTCCCGAACTTGAGAATCTATGGGAACTCATGGATTCTGTGTGGGATGAATTAGGCTGTGACAACCGCAGATTAGATTCCAGAAAAGTTTCTGATTTTTATAGGCACCCCATCTGGTTGTTGAATGGCCTATTTATTGAAACTCATGATTTATCAATTCAACACCGTTTAGCAATTGCTGATTGGGTGACACAAAACTCAGAAATATATACTGTCTTAGACTATGGTGGAGGCTTTGGAACTCTTGCCCGCTTTATTGCCCAAAAAAACAAAGATATAGTTATAGATGTTTATGAGCCTTACCCTAGCGAATCGGCCCTCATAAAAGCTGCGAACTACACTCAAATTTCCTTTGTCAATACCCTAAACAAAAGATATGGTTGTCTTGTAAGTACTGACGTTCTTGAACATGTACCTGATCCCCTAGAACTGCTAGCCCAAATGGCTAAATCTATTGAATTAAATGGTTTTCTAATTATTGCAAATTGCTTTTATCCAGTAATTAAATGTCACTTACCCTGCACATTTCATCTTAGATATAGCTTTAATCTTTTAGCTAAGATGATGGGATTAGAATTCATCACTGTCTGCCAAAATAGTCATGCATCTATATATAGGAAAGTTGACGAAGCACCTTTTAATTGGTTTGCAATTAGATCTACAGAGTTACTTTCAAAGACTCTATTCCCTATTCTAGAAAATTCTTGGGGATATCGTTTCATTAAGTCAACAAAGGACTTGGTTGATAGCCTGAGAAAATTATTCTTTTAAAGAATAATTGATATATTAACTATTAGTTTGCATGCAGATAAGTTAAACATAACTTTATAATTTTTCTTGATGATTAATGATTCCGAAAACTAAGTACAAAATTAAAGTTAAATTTATTTATATATGATATGAATATTTTACACATTAATCAATCGGACATTGTTGGCGGAGCTGCGATCGCAGGTTACCGTTTACATCAAGGTTTATTAGCTCAAGGTGTGCATTCTCGCTTACTGGTTGATGTTGCCAAAACGAGTGGTGCTGAGGTTGCTACAATCTCACGCCGACGCTACGCTGAAAGCGTTACCTCTCGGTTTGCTTGGCGATTGGGCCTTAACTATATAAACATTACTAATTCTTTTGGCATCCCAGAACATAGTTTTTATCAGGAAGCTGATATCATCAACTTTCATAACTTACATGGTGATTATTTTAATTACTTAGCGCTTCCCAAGCTTACTAAACATAAATTCGCAGTACTGACTTTGCACGATATGTGGAGTTTTACTGGACGTTGTGTCTATAGCTATAACTGCGATCGCTGGAAGATTGGTTGTGGTCAATGTCCAGATCTGAGTATCATGCCAGAGGTTAAAACGGACAGCAGTCGTTTAGAGTGGTGGCTAAAGAATTGGATTTACGGAGTTTCTAATCTAGTTATAGTTTCTCCTAGCAAGTGGTTGGCCGAGCAAATTTCTAGCAGTATGCTTGCTCGCTTTCCCATCCACTATATTCCTCATGGCATTGATATAGAAACATACCAACCTCTCGATCCAATTCAATGTCGTACTGTATTAGGAATTCCCTTAGATAAAAAAGTCTTAATGCTTGGAGCTCAAAACCTCCAAGACCCACGTAAAGGTGCCAAACTTTTATTAGAGTCGCTTCAAAATCTACCTGCACAAGTGAAGGCTACAACTGTTCTGCTTACTCTAGGAGATGGAGGAGAGATAATATCATCACTTGTAGATATACCAACCTTTAATCTAGGTTATATTAGCGGCGATCGTATCAAAGCTGTCGCATATTCCGCTGCTGATATTTTTGTATTTCCCTCACAAGCAGACATATTTGGATTAGTGCTGCAAGAGAGTATGGCCTGTGGTACCCCATTAGTATCCTTTAAAGTGGGCGGTATTCCAGATTTAGTTCGTCCAGGCCAAACAGGTTATCTGGCAGAACCCAATAATGTTGAGGACTTTTGTAATGGCATTATCCAGTTGTTAGAAGATAAAGCTCTACGCGACTATATGAGTCAGAAATGCCGTGCGATCGCCTTACAAGAGTACTCGTTAGAATTACAAGCAAAAAGATATATTGAGCTATATGAGAAGATTTTAGACAATTAACTCTATTAATTTTTCGGTTTTTATGAATCAAACTAAGGAGAGCAGTGTTTACATCATCATTCCAGTGCATAATCGGAAGAATATTACGTTATCCTGCCTAGAAAATCTCCAGGCTATCGGTGACCTCCAAAGATATAAAGTTATTGTCGTAGATGATGGTTCTACCGATGGTACTGCGGATGCAATCTGTAGCCTTTACCCTACTATCACAGTCCTTCAGGGTGATGGTAACTTGTGGTGGACGGGAGCTATTCACAAAGGTATGAAATATGCCTACGAATGCGGAGCAGACTATTTCATTTGGCTAAATGACGACACATTTCCTTCTTTGAATACAATTCCATTAATACTTGCAGCATGTTCACAAAGACTCAATAAACTAGTTACTGCTCAATGCTATGACACATCAAATTTTGAGCATCCGACCTATGGGGGTCAAGTTAAAA includes the following:
- a CDS encoding ABC transporter permease; the protein is MSTHPPELIIEAGRTESQYWKDLWRYRELFYFLAWRDILVRYKQTVIGIAWALIRPFLTMIVFTIVFGNLAKLPSGGAPYPILVFAAMLPWQFFASALAECSNSLIVNSNLISKVYFPRLIVPSSAVIVSFVDFLISGMILLALMIWFNFVPDWRILTLPLFILLAFAAAMGAGLWLAALNVKYRDFRYIVPFIVQFGLYISPVGFSSSIVPPQWRLLYSINPMVGVIDGFRWAILGGEAQLYWPGFILSTGLVALLLLTGIWYFRQTERTFADVI
- the ftsH3 gene encoding ATP-dependent zinc metalloprotease FtsH3 is translated as MNKRWRNAGLYALLAIVVVALATALFDKQPQSRETWRYSQFIQEVEGNRVEKVSLSSDRSRALVTAQDGSKVLVNLPSDPELIDTLTKNNVDISVLPQTDDGFWLKALSSLFFPVLLLVGLFFLLRRAQNGPGSQAMNFGKSKARVQMEPQTQVTFGDVAGIDQAKLELNEVVDFLKNADRFTAVGAKIPKGVLLVGPPGTGKTLLARAVAGEAGVPFFSISGSEFVEMFVGVGASRVRDLFEQAKANAPCIVFIDEIDAVGRQRGAGLGGGNDEREQTLNQLLTEMDGFEGNTGIIVIAATNRPDVLDAALLRPGRFDRQVVVDRPDFAGRSEILRVHARGKTLAKDVDLDRIARRTPGFTGADLSNLLNEAAILAARRNLTEISMDEVNDAIDRVLAGPEKKDRVMSEKRKQLVAYHEAGHALVGALMPDYDPVQKISIIPRGRAGGLTWFTPSEDRMDSGLYSRSYLQNQMAVALGGRIAEEIIFGEEEVTTGAASDLQQVARVARQMVTRFGMSDRLGPVALGRQQGNMFLGRDIAAERDFSEETAATIDDEVRNLVEQAYRRSKAVLIENRHVLDLLADMLVEKETVDAEELQELLGNNDVKIAAIA
- a CDS encoding ATP-binding cassette domain-containing protein — encoded protein: MSDTVIRVENLGKKYIIGHQQQGRSRYTALRDVLADGTKSIGRRILNPFAQQPLSPTKEEFWALKDVSFEIKQGDRVGIIGRNGAGKSTLLKLLSRITEPTKGRISIKGRVASLLEVGTGFHPELTGRENIYLNGAILGMSKAEIKKKFDEIVDFAEVEKFLDTPVKYYSSGMYVRLAFAVAAYLEPEVLVIDEVLAVGDADFQKKCLGKMEDAGKTGRTILFVSHNMGAITQLCTKALHLSSGKMLQLGSVNSVVANYLNSTICIEGEKQLHQNGNEVRRFKKFFFKRVSITNHDSHPTIDIDVRHPFFIKLQYESTVPLNEIELSVRIDTSDGRPVLTSLQSDYAPEKLSMPVTLDGEVDIKFPGMFLMPGSYLVTIAAHKPLIEMFDIHEHVLSFNILETGTTFAKYEQHHNIGVVIVDLPWLHISH
- a CDS encoding glycosyltransferase family 4 protein, yielding MNILHINQSDIVGGAAIAGYRLHQGLLAQGVHSRLLVDVAKTSGAEVATISRRRYAESVTSRFAWRLGLNYINITNSFGIPEHSFYQEADIINFHNLHGDYFNYLALPKLTKHKFAVLTLHDMWSFTGRCVYSYNCDRWKIGCGQCPDLSIMPEVKTDSSRLEWWLKNWIYGVSNLVIVSPSKWLAEQISSSMLARFPIHYIPHGIDIETYQPLDPIQCRTVLGIPLDKKVLMLGAQNLQDPRKGAKLLLESLQNLPAQVKATTVLLTLGDGGEIISSLVDIPTFNLGYISGDRIKAVAYSAADIFVFPSQADIFGLVLQESMACGTPLVSFKVGGIPDLVRPGQTGYLAEPNNVEDFCNGIIQLLEDKALRDYMSQKCRAIALQEYSLELQAKRYIELYEKILDN
- a CDS encoding bifunctional 2-polyprenyl-6-hydroxyphenol methylase/3-demethylubiquinol 3-O-methyltransferase UbiG, with the protein product MDIEQIELSLKERKAVCKLLERLENQPPELENLWELMDSVWDELGCDNRRLDSRKVSDFYRHPIWLLNGLFIETHDLSIQHRLAIADWVTQNSEIYTVLDYGGGFGTLARFIAQKNKDIVIDVYEPYPSESALIKAANYTQISFVNTLNKRYGCLVSTDVLEHVPDPLELLAQMAKSIELNGFLIIANCFYPVIKCHLPCTFHLRYSFNLLAKMMGLEFITVCQNSHASIYRKVDEAPFNWFAIRSTELLSKTLFPILENSWGYRFIKSTKDLVDSLRKLFF
- a CDS encoding aminotransferase class IV — its product is MLNSNSQFFWYAGELVCAASLTLPVDEPGLLYGATVFTTLRVYSQSLEAPLTNWAGHCQRLKRSLRSLDWQAPDWQRVRQGAEALVPYFPVLRITLFPDGREWITGRSLPPNLGDWQRQGIVAWLAESSRFQRSLPIHKTGNYLPTWLARQSAMQKGAQEAILVNQQGDWLETSTGNLWGWLDGEWWTPPLKVGILPGLMRSQLISWLMSQNRTIREEPWCLDLVMEFEAIAYCNSVVEIVPIHGILRRNSQLAYDPFHQGFQQLRGLF